In Anopheles gambiae chromosome 2, idAnoGambNW_F1_1, whole genome shotgun sequence, a single window of DNA contains:
- the LOC5667754 gene encoding uncharacterized protein LOC5667754 codes for MCRPFWIFLCCVVTFNVVFGRTRTIRNLYGQRCSNRLETALDTTLRRSQQRSGSSSIIDFSDNGQPHRPTLFDAVGQRSPFSSNSYNNEEIQQIVSEYKQKLNSPSNSVTSPLSSYFQPSSSSSSSPGAAQVEVANLRVRIPQNHQWVVVDRCQFIEHNRTLDTKLEFPDLQISGRVIMHPSGGRCDMILRLRRAGIEFRTIPLIPSGLGERSRQANVRTDSHFSEPGFISVFAHSCEGPSGIKYRINSKRRHFFNRQPAAATGPSYYGRDRRRSLDYLDDDLIGSDGLHDVLKLNDGDALFLSPSTFVNLDGEDREGFGQTADGSSSANLDPNSRTFFAERNPFSYSAYAGGPASGSYGNGPAAHANPDKGWHNVETNEALDDAYSNEIDNLFSKGVRGLLTTYMQKALQPAIKETLMESMGYTLSYG; via the exons ATGTGTCGTCCATTCTGGATCTTTCTGTGCTGTGTCGTGACgtttaatgttgtttttg GACGTACCAGAACTATTCGCAATCTATACGGACAGCGATGCTCGAATCGCTTGGAAACGGCCCTCGATACAACGCTAAGGCGAAGCCAGCAACGCTCGGGTTCTAGT TCTATTATCGATTTTTCCGATAACGGACAGCCGCACCGGCCCACACTATTTGATGCCGTCGGTCAACGGTCGCCGTTCAGCAGTAACAGTTACAACAACGAAGAGATACAGCAGATAGTGTCCGAGTACAAGCAAAAGCTAAACAGCCCTTCGAACAGTGTCACGTCGCCGTTGTCGTCCTACTTCCAgccgtccagcagcagcagcagcagcccgggcGCCGCACAAGTCGAGGTGGCAAACCTGCGCGTCCGGATCCCGCAAAACCACCAGTGGGTCGTGGTGGACCGGTGCCAGTTCATCGAGCATAATCGCACGCTCGACACGAAGCTCGAGTTTCCCGATCTGCAGATCAGTGGGCGCGTGATCATGCACCCGTCCGGTGGTCGCTGCGATATGATCCTACGGCTGCGGCGCGCGGGCATCGAATTTCGCACCATACCGCTCATACCGTCGGGGCTGGGCGAACGCAGCCGGCAGGCGAACGTGCGCACCGATTCACACTTTTCCGAGCCCGGTTTCATCTCCGTCTTTGCGCACAGCTGCGAGGGTCCGAGCGGCATCAAGTATCGCATCAACTCGAAACGGCGCCACTTTTTCAACCGCCAGCCAGCGGCTGCCACCGGACCCTCCTACTACGGGCGCGACCGGCGAAGATCGTTGGACTATCTGGACGATGATTTGATCGGCAGCGACGGGCTGCACGATGTGCTCAAGCTGAACGACGGGGACGCACTGTTCCTGTCGCCCTCCACCTTCGTCAACCTGGACGGGGAAGACCGGGAGGGTTTTGGACAGACGGCAGACGGCTCCTCGAGCGCCAATCTTGACCCGAACAGCAGAACGTTCTTTGCCGAGCGGAATCCGTTCTCCTATTCGGCGTACGCCGGTGGACCAGCGTCCGGCAGCTATGGTAATGGTCCCGCCGCCCATGCCAACCCGGACAAGGGCTGGCATAATGTGGAAACGAACGAAGCGTTGGACGATGCATACTCCAACGAAATCGATAACCTCTTCTCGAAAGGAGTGCGCGGTCTCCTTACCACCTACATGCAGAAAGCTCTCCAGCCCGCGATTAAGGAAACGCTCATGGAAAGCATGGGCTACACATTGTCCTACGGATAA